The proteins below come from a single Zea mays cultivar B73 chromosome 8, Zm-B73-REFERENCE-NAM-5.0, whole genome shotgun sequence genomic window:
- the LOC100282016 gene encoding uncharacterized protein LOC100282016 — protein sequence MDVSRKKKWVAWAVAAAIFVVLMLVTPAIPQDEAYHDFADQRTLFLGIPNTLNVISNIPFFFVGVTGLILCHFNNYFRLSSQGELWSWTLFFAGVTAVGFGSSYYHLNPNDATLVWDRLPMTIAFTSVMAIFIIERVDDRAGAKSLAPLVIAGALSIMYWRHFDDLRPYAVVQFVPCIALPVMAIVIPPMYTHSSYWLWAAGFYLLAKVEEAADKTIYNWTHQIVSGHTLKHLCAAMVPVFLALMLAKRTTEPERISLLQKWKTSWVAVRERRFKDSSTVDVDCGYAVVSSISEQ from the exons ATGGACGTGAGCAGGAAGAAGAAGTGGGTGGCCTGGGCGGTGGCGGCCGCCATCTTCGTCGTCCTCATGCTCGTCACGCCCGCCATCCCGCAGGACGAAGCCTACCACGACTTCGCGGACCAGCGCACCCTTTTCTTAG GGATTCCCAACACCTTGAATGTGATCTCAAACATCCCTTTCTTCTTTGTTGGCGTCACGGGGCTCATCCTGTGCCACTTCAACAACTATTTCAGGCTAAG CTCGCAGGGGGAGCTCTGGAGTTGGACGCTGTTCTTTGCTGGTGTCACGGCTGTTGGATTTGGTTCTTCCTATTATCATCTCAACCCGAATGACGCCACCCTAGTTTGGGACAGACTGCCA ATGACGATTGCTTTCACTTCTGTCATGGCTATATTCATTATTGAAAGGGTTGATGATAGAGCAGGGGCAAAATCCCTTGCACCACTTGTGATTGCGGGTGCCTTGAGCATCATGTATTGGAG ACACTTTGATGATCTTCGCCCGTACGCAGTAGTTCAGTTTGTTCCATGCATTGCTTTACCTGTGATGGCTATAGTAATTCCACCGATGTATACACATTCAAGCTACTGGTTGTGGGCAGCAG GATTTTACCTCCTTGCTAAAGTGGAAGAGGCTGCTGACAAAACTATCTACAATTGGACTCATCAGATTGTTAGTGGTCATACTCTTAAGCATCTATGTGCTGCGATGGTACCGGTTTTCCTGGCTCTCATGCTAGCTAAAAGGACTACCGAACCAGAAAG GATAAGCTTGCTCCAGAAGTGGAAGACCAGTTGGGTTGCGGTGAGAGAGAGGCGTTTCAAAGATAGCAGTACAGTTGATGTGGATTGCGGCTACGCTGTTGTTTCAAGTATATCTGAACAGTAA